A genome region from Cognatishimia activa includes the following:
- the betI gene encoding choline-binding transcriptional repressor BetI — MSKKRIRDIRHEELIDAAIQAIAEHGYAQVTMTDIAKQAGSTAASINYYFGSKDQLIQAVMQLVLRTLKAANLRQLKMAETPYDRLMAGLDANFDETLFTSATCSIWLQFWANAPYHEGLARLQRVNRMRVTSHFRAELRQLLPENRMATVQQALQNYIDGVWIEAAMNPGPVDAKAARLEARRVADLLLKGG, encoded by the coding sequence ATGAGCAAGAAACGCATCCGTGACATTCGCCATGAAGAGCTGATTGATGCCGCAATCCAAGCGATTGCAGAGCATGGCTATGCGCAGGTGACGATGACCGATATCGCCAAACAGGCAGGATCTACGGCGGCGAGTATCAACTATTACTTCGGCTCCAAGGATCAGCTGATCCAAGCGGTGATGCAGCTGGTTCTGCGCACTTTGAAGGCAGCGAACTTGCGTCAACTTAAGATGGCAGAAACCCCCTATGATCGTTTGATGGCCGGGCTGGATGCGAATTTTGATGAGACGCTCTTTACCTCGGCGACCTGCTCGATCTGGCTGCAGTTCTGGGCCAACGCGCCCTATCACGAAGGTCTTGCACGGTTACAGCGCGTAAACCGGATGCGTGTCACCAGCCATTTCCGCGCCGAGCTGCGGCAACTTTTGCCGGAAAACCGAATGGCGACAGTACAACAAGCTTTGCAGAACTATATTGACGGAGTCTGGATCGAGGCCGCAATGAACCCCGGACCTGTGGACGCCAAAGCCGCGCGCCTTGAAGCGCGGCGGGTGGCGGATCTGTTGCTCAAGGGCGGCTAG
- the betB gene encoding betaine-aldehyde dehydrogenase, whose translation MTTQPTASHFINGAYVEDISGTEIPVIFPATGEVIATVYSATPAIIDQALDAAKAAQKAWAQMTGTERGRILRRAADMIRERNHELSVLETYDTGKPLQETLVADATSGADALEYFGGLAATLTGEHIPMGDDWVYTVREALGVCVGIGAWNYPTQIACWKGAPALACGNAMIFKPSETTPLCALKVAEILHEAGLPAGLYNVVQGLGDVGASLVNDPRVDKVSLTGSVPTGKKVYAAAASGMKHVTMELGGKSPLIIFDDADIENAVGGAINGNFYSSGQVCSNGTRVFVHKNIKDAFLKRLFERLEGAVLGNPLDEAVNFGPMVSERQMGIVLDYIAKGKAEGARLIAGGERVDMEGFFIAPTVFADVADEMTIAQEEIFGPVMAVLDFEDEDDVIARANATDFGLSAGVFTRDLTRAHRVICALEAGSCFINSYNDAPVEAPFGGVKASGVGRENSKEAIQHYSQVKSVYVRMSDVEAAF comes from the coding sequence ATGACCACACAGCCCACCGCCAGCCATTTCATCAATGGCGCCTATGTCGAGGACATATCCGGCACCGAAATCCCGGTAATCTTCCCGGCCACCGGAGAGGTGATCGCGACGGTCTATTCCGCGACGCCTGCGATCATCGATCAGGCGCTGGATGCGGCGAAAGCGGCACAAAAGGCCTGGGCCCAGATGACCGGCACGGAACGCGGCCGCATTTTGCGACGCGCGGCCGACATGATCCGCGAGCGCAACCACGAGCTCTCGGTTCTCGAGACCTATGACACCGGCAAGCCTTTGCAGGAAACGCTGGTGGCCGACGCTACATCCGGTGCCGACGCGCTGGAATATTTCGGAGGCCTCGCAGCCACACTCACGGGCGAGCATATTCCGATGGGCGACGACTGGGTCTACACGGTCCGCGAAGCCTTGGGCGTTTGTGTGGGGATCGGGGCATGGAATTACCCAACCCAGATCGCCTGCTGGAAAGGCGCGCCAGCTTTGGCTTGTGGCAATGCGATGATCTTTAAGCCATCGGAAACCACGCCGCTTTGCGCTTTGAAGGTTGCGGAGATCCTGCATGAAGCGGGCCTGCCTGCGGGGCTTTACAATGTGGTGCAGGGTCTTGGAGACGTGGGCGCTTCGCTGGTAAATGACCCGCGCGTGGATAAGGTCTCGCTGACAGGGTCGGTGCCGACGGGCAAGAAGGTATATGCAGCTGCCGCCTCGGGCATGAAACACGTCACGATGGAGCTGGGCGGTAAGTCGCCTCTGATCATCTTTGACGACGCGGATATCGAGAACGCGGTCGGCGGGGCCATCAACGGGAACTTCTATTCCTCTGGGCAGGTCTGTTCCAACGGCACGCGGGTTTTTGTGCATAAGAACATCAAAGATGCTTTCCTAAAGCGCCTGTTCGAACGCCTTGAAGGCGCGGTCCTCGGCAATCCTCTGGATGAGGCCGTGAACTTTGGCCCCATGGTCAGCGAACGGCAGATGGGGATCGTTCTCGACTATATCGCCAAAGGCAAAGCCGAAGGCGCACGTCTGATCGCAGGCGGTGAGCGCGTTGATATGGAAGGCTTTTTCATAGCCCCCACGGTCTTTGCTGATGTCGCCGACGAGATGACCATCGCCCAAGAAGAGATCTTTGGCCCCGTCATGGCGGTGCTTGATTTCGAGGACGAAGACGACGTGATCGCTCGCGCCAATGCGACCGACTTCGGCCTGTCGGCTGGCGTCTTCACTCGCGACCTGACCCGCGCGCACCGCGTCATATGCGCGCTTGAGGCGGGCAGCTGTTTCATCAATTCCTACAACGACGCGCCGGTCGAAGCTCCGTTCGGCGGGGTCAAAGCCTCGGGCGTGGGGCGCGAAAACAGCAAGGAAGCGATCCAGCACTACAGCCAGGTCAAATCCGTCTACGTCCGCATGAGCGACGTCGAAGCGGCATTCTAG
- the betA gene encoding choline dehydrogenase encodes MRADYVIVGAGSAGCAMAYRLSEAGKSVIVIEHGGTDAGPLIQMPAALSYPMNMSLYDWGYSTLPEPHLGGRRLVTPRGKVIGGSSSINGMVYVRGHAGDYDHWAESGAQGWSYADVLPYFKRMETWHESGQGGDPDWRGKTGPLHISRGPRDNPLHAAFVEAGRQAGYPVTSDYNGEQQEGFGPMEMTVYKGRRWSAANAYLKPALKRENCTLVRGLACKVVTDEGRATGVEIERNGRKDVIHASGEVILAASSLNSPKLLMLSGIGPAAHLAEHGIDVVADRPGVGQNLQDHLELYLQMASKQPITLYKYWNLFGKALIGAQWLFTKTGLGASNQFESAAFIRSKAGVQYPDIQYHFLPIAVRYDGKVAAEGHGFQAHVGPMRSGSRGEVTLASADPKAAPDILFNYMSTEQDWIDFRQCIRLTREIFAQDAFKPFVKHEIQPGVALQSDDELDGFIREHVESAYHPCGTCRMGALEDPMSVVDSDCRVIGVDNLRVADSSIFPRITNGNLNGPSIMTGEKASDHILGRSLPAANDQPWFNPNWERSQR; translated from the coding sequence ATGCGAGCAGATTATGTGATCGTCGGCGCGGGCTCTGCGGGATGCGCCATGGCCTATCGTCTTTCGGAGGCAGGCAAATCTGTCATCGTGATCGAACACGGCGGCACGGACGCGGGCCCTCTGATCCAGATGCCCGCCGCGCTGAGCTATCCGATGAACATGAGCCTCTATGATTGGGGCTACAGCACGCTACCCGAGCCGCATCTGGGTGGCCGTCGTCTGGTCACGCCTCGAGGCAAGGTAATCGGCGGGTCGAGCTCGATCAACGGTATGGTCTATGTGCGCGGCCACGCGGGGGACTATGATCACTGGGCCGAAAGCGGCGCGCAGGGGTGGTCCTATGCGGATGTGCTGCCCTATTTCAAACGCATGGAGACCTGGCACGAAAGCGGGCAGGGCGGAGACCCGGATTGGCGTGGCAAAACCGGCCCTCTGCATATCTCGCGCGGGCCAAGGGACAACCCTCTGCACGCAGCTTTTGTTGAGGCAGGTCGTCAAGCGGGCTATCCGGTCACCAGCGACTATAACGGCGAGCAGCAAGAGGGCTTTGGCCCGATGGAGATGACCGTTTACAAGGGGCGGCGCTGGTCGGCGGCGAATGCCTATCTGAAGCCTGCTTTGAAACGCGAGAACTGTACGCTTGTGCGCGGGCTGGCCTGCAAGGTGGTGACGGACGAGGGACGGGCCACGGGGGTCGAGATCGAGCGCAATGGGCGTAAAGATGTCATTCATGCCTCGGGCGAAGTGATCCTCGCGGCCAGCTCGCTCAATTCCCCAAAGCTCTTGATGCTCTCGGGCATCGGCCCCGCAGCGCATTTGGCGGAACATGGCATCGACGTCGTTGCAGATCGCCCCGGAGTAGGCCAAAACCTGCAGGACCATCTGGAGCTTTATCTGCAGATGGCCTCCAAGCAGCCGATCACGCTCTATAAATACTGGAACCTCTTCGGAAAGGCTCTGATCGGTGCGCAATGGCTGTTTACAAAGACCGGTCTTGGTGCGTCCAACCAGTTTGAGTCTGCGGCCTTCATTCGCAGTAAGGCCGGCGTGCAATACCCTGATATTCAATATCATTTCCTGCCCATCGCTGTGCGCTACGATGGCAAGGTTGCCGCCGAGGGCCATGGGTTCCAAGCCCATGTCGGCCCCATGCGCAGCGGCTCTCGTGGAGAGGTCACATTGGCGAGTGCGGATCCCAAGGCAGCACCCGATATCCTGTTTAACTATATGTCGACCGAGCAGGACTGGATCGATTTTCGCCAGTGCATTCGCCTCACGCGCGAGATCTTTGCGCAGGATGCGTTTAAACCCTTCGTCAAACATGAAATCCAACCGGGCGTTGCGCTGCAATCCGACGACGAGCTGGACGGATTTATCCGCGAACACGTTGAAAGCGCCTATCACCCCTGTGGCACCTGCCGCATGGGCGCGCTTGAGGATCCGATGAGCGTGGTGGATTCCGATTGTCGCGTGATTGGCGTAGATAACCTGCGCGTGGCCGACAGCTCGATCTTTCCGCGGATCACCAATGGCAACCTCAATGGGCCATCGATCATGACCGGCGAGAAGGCGTCAGATCATATCCTTGGGCGTAGCCTGCCTGCCGCCAATGATCAGCCTTGGTTCAACCCGAATTGGGAAAGGTCTCAGCGCTAA
- a CDS encoding alpha/beta hydrolase, protein MAFLFLFLGLGALALEQANPLLIYPYDATEQPPSPAAYGARIQAYDLDGPEGRVVVWAVPPRGNKPTVFYLHGNAGNLANRDGRFRRLRQSGFGVFAPAYPGSSGSEGRPSEAALISTVKFAYDSLKSDGQFATFDGPVVIYGESLGSAVGLGLIEALKASGDQDLPTGIVLEAPFSSISDIAQATVGDIGQIAPVFMDSWNSAKRAAAISLPLLVIHGKQDRVVPISQGQAVYNAAGSAKKKIMRVPDANHVNLWASGILTQLFGHMALKDLGL, encoded by the coding sequence TTGGCATTTCTTTTTCTCTTTCTTGGCCTTGGTGCATTGGCGCTAGAGCAAGCCAATCCCCTGCTCATCTACCCCTATGATGCGACTGAGCAGCCCCCAAGCCCTGCGGCTTACGGTGCTAGGATACAAGCCTATGATCTGGACGGCCCCGAAGGTCGCGTGGTTGTCTGGGCAGTGCCTCCGCGCGGGAATAAGCCGACGGTGTTCTATCTGCATGGCAATGCTGGCAATCTTGCAAATCGCGATGGCAGGTTTCGCCGCCTTAGGCAGTCGGGCTTTGGCGTTTTTGCCCCGGCCTATCCCGGCAGTTCAGGCAGCGAAGGTCGGCCTTCTGAAGCCGCGCTCATTTCGACCGTGAAGTTTGCCTACGACAGCCTCAAAAGTGACGGTCAATTCGCCACGTTTGACGGCCCCGTGGTGATCTACGGCGAAAGTCTGGGCTCGGCGGTGGGGCTTGGACTGATCGAAGCGCTTAAGGCCTCGGGCGATCAGGATTTGCCCACCGGCATCGTTCTTGAGGCACCGTTTTCTTCGATCTCAGATATAGCTCAGGCCACCGTCGGTGACATTGGCCAAATTGCGCCGGTCTTCATGGACTCTTGGAACAGCGCCAAGCGTGCCGCCGCGATATCCCTGCCCCTTTTGGTGATCCACGGCAAGCAAGACCGCGTTGTGCCGATTTCCCAGGGTCAAGCGGTTTACAACGCAGCGGGCTCGGCGAAGAAAAAGATCATGCGCGTGCCGGATGCCAATCACGTGAACCTCTGGGCCAGCGGGATCCTGACGCAGCTGTTCGGGCATATGGCATTGAAAGACCTCGGCCTTTAG
- a CDS encoding helix-turn-helix domain-containing protein encodes MATQKLYAGAKLREIRNRVALTQREFATKLGVSLPYLNQMENNNRPVSTTVVLALAQEFGIDVTELSTGDSERLVSDLREALADPALAESDVPLADIRLSASNAPALARAFLKLHHTYRETHERLASLDDALGRQEFRMQPSPWDEVRDFFHYCDNYIDAVDHAAENFAKSAEQKPSMRIAAEDALAHVGVSVRLSDTGPLRHYDHANKALTLSAHASPETQCFQMLLQVALLQRNSLLEATLDLAKFQSETARDIAKIGLANYFAGAALMPYGKFHAAAQEHRHDLELLSNQFGASIEQVAHRLSTLQRPGNKGIPFFFVRVDQAGTITKRHSATRLQFARFGGACPLWNVHRAFETPGRFLRQLAETPDGVRYFSLARDVSKSGGHYGAPVRRYAIALGCEIKHADRMVYADNMDVNNAAAFQPIGISCRICERPDCHQRSVPPLERKLMIKENERGVLPYEVG; translated from the coding sequence ATGGCGACGCAGAAACTTTATGCCGGTGCAAAACTGCGCGAGATCCGCAACCGCGTGGCGCTCACACAGCGGGAATTCGCAACCAAGCTTGGCGTGTCCCTTCCCTATCTGAACCAGATGGAAAACAACAACCGCCCTGTGTCGACAACGGTGGTTCTTGCCCTTGCGCAAGAGTTCGGCATCGATGTCACCGAGCTGTCCACCGGGGATTCCGAGCGTCTGGTGAGCGATCTGCGCGAAGCCCTCGCGGACCCAGCCCTCGCCGAAAGCGACGTGCCTTTGGCGGATATTCGACTATCGGCTTCCAACGCCCCTGCTTTGGCCCGGGCGTTTTTGAAACTGCACCATACCTACCGTGAAACCCATGAACGGCTCGCCTCGCTGGATGACGCTTTGGGACGCCAAGAGTTCCGCATGCAGCCGAGCCCCTGGGACGAGGTGCGCGACTTCTTTCATTATTGCGACAACTATATCGATGCGGTCGACCACGCGGCGGAGAATTTCGCCAAAAGCGCCGAGCAGAAACCGTCGATGCGCATTGCTGCTGAGGATGCTTTGGCACATGTCGGCGTCTCGGTTCGACTGTCCGATACTGGGCCTCTCAGGCACTATGACCATGCGAATAAGGCACTGACCTTGTCCGCCCATGCGTCGCCAGAAACACAGTGCTTTCAGATGCTGCTGCAAGTCGCTCTTTTGCAAAGGAATTCTTTGCTTGAAGCGACGTTGGATCTGGCGAAATTCCAGTCTGAGACCGCGCGGGATATCGCCAAGATCGGGCTTGCGAATTACTTCGCCGGAGCGGCCTTAATGCCCTACGGCAAATTCCACGCGGCGGCGCAGGAACATCGCCATGATCTGGAGCTTTTGTCCAACCAATTTGGGGCGTCCATTGAGCAGGTCGCCCATCGTTTGTCGACCCTGCAACGGCCCGGCAACAAAGGCATCCCATTCTTTTTCGTCCGCGTCGATCAGGCGGGCACGATCACCAAACGCCATTCCGCCACACGTCTGCAGTTCGCGCGTTTTGGAGGGGCCTGCCCCCTATGGAACGTCCACCGCGCCTTTGAAACGCCGGGGCGGTTTTTGCGACAGCTGGCCGAAACGCCTGACGGGGTGCGCTATTTCTCTTTGGCGCGGGATGTGTCCAAATCTGGCGGGCACTATGGCGCGCCTGTACGGCGCTATGCGATTGCCTTGGGCTGCGAGATCAAACACGCGGATCGTATGGTCTATGCCGACAATATGGACGTAAACAACGCCGCTGCCTTCCAGCCTATCGGCATTTCCTGCCGGATCTGCGAGCGGCCTGATTGCCATCAACGCTCGGTGCCGCCGCTTGAGCGCAAGTTGATGATTAAGGAGAATGAACGGGGTGTTTTGCCCTATGAAGTCGGGTAA
- a CDS encoding multidrug effflux MFS transporter produces the protein MYFSRKSPPHISTLILLAGLSAMVMNIFLPSLPGMTVYFDTDYSVMQLAVAGYLGASAVLQILIGPISDQIGRRPVLLWGIFLFLVCTLGCIYAPNATIFLIFRIAQAVIATCLVLSRAIVRDVVEDSEAASKIGFVTMGMSVVPMVAPALGGLLEETWDWRASFWLMFGAGSMSLALVYFDLGETKRRSGLTLGAQFKQYPELLKSPRFWGYSLASGFASGAFFAYLGGAPFVASGYFALDPTEVGVYFGAPAIGYFAGNYVSGAYSQRIGVNNMVLWGSFVNAIGVGLSLLLFAAGIGSAFSFFAFMTFVGLGNGMVIPNATAGALSVRPHLAGTASGLASAIMIGGGAGLSALAGVLLEIWPTPYPLLSLMLATAVAALVAITLTIRRERRLRG, from the coding sequence ATGTATTTCAGTCGTAAGTCCCCTCCACATATCTCGACCCTGATCCTCTTGGCAGGCCTTAGCGCCATGGTCATGAATATCTTTCTGCCCAGCCTGCCTGGCATGACTGTTTACTTCGATACGGACTACAGCGTCATGCAATTGGCAGTCGCCGGCTATCTTGGGGCAAGTGCTGTCCTGCAGATCCTCATTGGGCCAATATCAGACCAAATCGGACGCAGGCCAGTTCTGCTTTGGGGTATTTTTCTGTTCCTTGTCTGCACCTTAGGTTGCATCTATGCACCAAACGCGACAATCTTTCTGATCTTTCGCATTGCGCAGGCCGTCATCGCAACATGCCTCGTACTCAGCCGCGCCATCGTGCGCGATGTGGTCGAGGACAGCGAGGCCGCGTCTAAAATCGGCTTTGTCACGATGGGTATGTCGGTGGTGCCGATGGTCGCCCCTGCCCTCGGAGGCCTGCTTGAGGAAACATGGGACTGGCGGGCGAGTTTTTGGTTGATGTTTGGGGCGGGCAGCATGTCACTGGCGCTGGTCTATTTCGATTTGGGCGAAACCAAACGACGCAGCGGCCTCACGCTGGGCGCGCAATTCAAACAATATCCCGAGCTGCTAAAGAGCCCGCGCTTCTGGGGCTATAGCCTCGCCTCCGGCTTCGCGTCCGGTGCGTTTTTCGCGTACCTCGGCGGGGCGCCTTTTGTGGCAAGCGGCTATTTCGCACTCGATCCGACCGAAGTCGGGGTATACTTCGGAGCCCCCGCCATCGGGTACTTCGCCGGCAACTACGTCTCTGGCGCCTATTCTCAGCGGATTGGCGTGAACAATATGGTGCTTTGGGGATCCTTCGTGAACGCTATCGGTGTCGGTTTGTCGTTGTTGTTATTTGCGGCTGGCATCGGATCCGCCTTCAGCTTCTTCGCCTTCATGACATTTGTCGGGCTGGGCAATGGTATGGTGATCCCGAACGCCACTGCTGGCGCTTTGTCCGTACGCCCGCATCTCGCAGGCACTGCCTCTGGCCTCGCCAGCGCGATCATGATCGGGGGCGGCGCGGGCTTGTCGGCTTTGGCGGGCGTATTGCTTGAAATCTGGCCGACACCCTACCCGCTTTTGTCCCTGATGCTGGCCACCGCTGTCGCAGCGCTCGTCGCGATTACCCTGACAATTCGTCGCGAAAGACGCCTTCGGGGCTAG
- a CDS encoding acyl-CoA carboxylase subunit beta, with amino-acid sequence MDNILQELEARRETARLGGGQRRIDSQHARAKLTARERIELLLDEGSFEEFDMFKTHRCVEFGMEEQKPAGDGVVTGWGTINGRMVYVFSQDFTVFGGSLSETHAQKICKIQDMAVQNGAPIIGLNDSGGARIQEGVDSLAGYAEVFQRNIMASGVVPQISVIMGPCAGGAVYSPAMTDFIFMVKDTSYMFVTGPDVVKTVTNEVVTAEELGGASTHTKKSSVADGAFENDVEALREVRNLVDFLPLNNREKPPVRPFFDDPARIDASLDTLVPENPNTPYDMKELIHKIADESDFYEIQEDYAKNIITGFIRMEGQTVGVVANQPMVLAGCLDIDSSRKAARFVRFCDCFEIPILTLVDVPGFLPGTTQEYGGVIKHGAKLLFAYGEATVPKVTVITRKAYGGAYDVMASKHLRGDFNYAWPSAEIAVMGAKGATEIIHRADLGDADKIAAHTKNYEDRFANPFVAAERGFIDEVIMPQSTRRRVARAFASLRNKKLENPWKKHDNIPL; translated from the coding sequence ATGGACAATATTCTTCAAGAACTCGAAGCCCGCCGCGAAACCGCGCGCCTTGGTGGCGGTCAGCGCCGCATTGATAGCCAGCACGCACGGGCGAAACTGACCGCGCGCGAACGGATTGAACTGCTGCTGGATGAGGGCAGTTTCGAAGAGTTCGATATGTTCAAAACCCACCGCTGTGTCGAATTCGGCATGGAAGAGCAAAAGCCCGCGGGCGACGGTGTTGTCACCGGCTGGGGGACGATCAATGGCCGTATGGTTTATGTGTTCTCGCAGGATTTCACCGTGTTTGGCGGCTCTCTGTCAGAAACTCATGCGCAGAAGATCTGTAAAATTCAGGATATGGCCGTTCAAAACGGTGCGCCGATCATTGGTCTGAATGACTCCGGTGGCGCGCGGATCCAAGAGGGTGTGGACTCTCTGGCAGGCTACGCCGAGGTGTTCCAACGCAACATCATGGCCTCGGGCGTTGTGCCTCAGATCTCTGTGATCATGGGCCCGTGTGCGGGTGGCGCTGTGTATAGTCCTGCGATGACCGACTTTATCTTTATGGTCAAAGACACATCATACATGTTTGTCACCGGCCCTGACGTTGTGAAAACCGTAACTAACGAAGTGGTTACGGCGGAAGAACTGGGCGGCGCGTCCACCCACACCAAGAAATCCTCTGTTGCAGATGGTGCCTTTGAAAACGACGTCGAAGCGCTGCGCGAGGTTCGCAACCTTGTCGACTTCCTGCCGCTGAACAACCGCGAAAAGCCTCCGGTGCGTCCGTTCTTTGACGATCCGGCGCGGATTGATGCGTCGCTGGACACTCTGGTGCCGGAAAACCCGAACACGCCGTATGACATGAAAGAACTGATCCATAAGATCGCGGATGAAAGCGATTTTTATGAGATCCAGGAAGACTACGCCAAGAACATCATCACCGGGTTCATCCGCATGGAAGGCCAGACCGTGGGTGTGGTTGCGAACCAGCCGATGGTTCTGGCGGGCTGTCTGGATATCGACAGCTCTCGCAAAGCGGCGCGGTTTGTAAGATTCTGTGATTGCTTTGAAATTCCAATTCTGACGCTTGTAGACGTTCCAGGCTTCCTGCCGGGCACCACGCAGGAATACGGCGGTGTCATCAAACACGGAGCAAAACTGCTCTTTGCTTATGGCGAAGCGACGGTGCCGAAGGTGACCGTGATCACCCGTAAGGCCTATGGTGGTGCTTATGACGTTATGGCCTCCAAACACCTGCGCGGCGATTTCAACTACGCATGGCCATCCGCCGAGATCGCCGTGATGGGCGCGAAGGGCGCGACCGAGATTATCCACCGTGCAGATCTGGGCGATGCGGATAAAATCGCGGCCCATACCAAGAACTACGAAGATCGTTTCGCGAACCCATTTGTGGCCGCTGAGCGGGGCTTTATCGACGAGGTGATTATGCCGCAATCCACACGTCGCCGTGTGGCGCGCGCATTTGCGTCCTTGCGCAATAAGAAACTCGAGAACCCTTGGAAAAAGCACGACAATATCCCGCTCTAA
- a CDS encoding DUF6497 family protein, whose translation MRSLALIAAVPMLMQSCEKEAETASDIPSGFNHSLFETLDDVMPDGKRVMRLRYVAEDMTAEDHQKVAEDFAALCARDALPRQAEAKPPFDQAVISLANKKSEFGVFNPDVTQYFEAFTLENDTCIWEAF comes from the coding sequence ATGCGTAGCCTTGCCCTCATCGCCGCGGTTCCCATGCTCATGCAAAGCTGTGAGAAAGAGGCCGAGACCGCCTCGGATATCCCTTCGGGGTTCAATCACAGCCTGTTTGAGACGCTTGATGATGTAATGCCCGACGGCAAACGCGTGATGCGTCTGCGCTACGTCGCAGAGGATATGACGGCGGAAGATCACCAAAAGGTCGCCGAGGATTTCGCGGCTCTCTGCGCGCGCGATGCCCTGCCACGTCAGGCCGAGGCGAAGCCGCCGTTTGATCAGGCCGTGATCTCTCTGGCCAATAAAAAATCTGAATTCGGAGTGTTCAATCCAGACGTCACCCAGTATTTCGAGGCTTTCACCTTGGAAAACGACACCTGTATCTGGGAGGCATTCTGA